A segment of the Agarivorans albus genome:
AAGAAGACTTTATGCCCAAAGAAATCGAAGAGAAAGAAGGTGCCGACCAGGACCCTATCGCATAATTATCTAAACCCGCTTCGGCGGGTTTTTTGTTGTTAAGGAGAAAACACAATGGCCCATAACCCTCGATTCTTAGCGTTGGTTGACGATTGTCGCAGCCGTATTAAAGAGTGCGATGTGCACCAAGTTAAACAATGGCTAGAACAAGGTTTAGCATTCACCTTGATTGACAACCGGGAACAAGATGAATGGCAAAAAAGCCGTATTCCAAATGCCAAGTATATGGGGCGAGGGGTAATGGAGCGTGATGTAGAAACGCTGCTCCCAGATTTAGACACTATGATTGTGATCTACTGTGGTGGTGGTTTTCGCTCTGCATTAAGCGCCGATAATTTGGTGAAGATGGGTTATACCAATGTGATATCTATGGATGGTGGGATCCGTGGCTGGAATGAAGCGGGCTACCCCTTAGAAGGCGCATAAAAAGATGACTGACCAAGTTAACCCAACTATTTACGCTTTTGATATTGCCGAAAATACCTATTACTTTTTTGACCAGCTTGAGGCCGAGCAGGCTTTTCAGCAAGCCGAAGCTAAAGGCGACTATCCAGAGTGGCGAGAGCCCACGCCAATGCTTGAGTTACTAAAAATAAAG
Coding sequences within it:
- a CDS encoding rhodanese-like domain-containing protein, translating into MAHNPRFLALVDDCRSRIKECDVHQVKQWLEQGLAFTLIDNREQDEWQKSRIPNAKYMGRGVMERDVETLLPDLDTMIVIYCGGGFRSALSADNLVKMGYTNVISMDGGIRGWNEAGYPLEGA